The following coding sequences are from one Triticum aestivum cultivar Chinese Spring chromosome 5A, IWGSC CS RefSeq v2.1, whole genome shotgun sequence window:
- the LOC123103512 gene encoding uncharacterized protein codes for MGSSNQEPGVSLRTDGWLQKPIDSLMRIPDKIQSSLKLHFGRFLKTDGVSGGGIKAQMPPEKVRVACTAAAASEVSLDRQLQAWRDNPSWTDQPPEIKVTVPQGSLCNLNLRFQAGLPPDAVYNIIIDPENKRVFKNIKEVVSRNVLLDEGSRQIVEVEQAAIWKFLWWSGILSVHVFVDQDRRNHTVKFKQGRSGFMKKFEGCWKIEPLFVDKEACLPLDPHTLEEYDSCSAGRGRVGSAITLDQLIEPALLPPQPIAWYVRGITTRTTEMLVNDLIAETARLRGLASNGDANEHTEENRDVNGDVLTEDCNDVKERWRQRRKAGRHGSSLRLTQDNRGRISY; via the exons ATGGGAAGCAGTAATCAAGAACCGGGGGTGAGTCTCCGGACGGACGGCTGGCTACAGAAGCCTATCGATAGCCTCATGCGGATCCCGGATAAGATTCAGAGCTCTCTCAAG CTACATTTTGGGCGTTTCTTGAAGACGGATGGTGTTAGCGGCGGGGGTATCAAGGCACAAATGCCACCAGAGAAGGTGAGGGTAGCATGTACCGCTGCTGCTGCTTCAGAGGTTAGCTTGGACCGGCAGCTCCAGGCTTGGAGGGACAATCCTAGTTGGACTGATCAGCCTCCAGAAATCAAG GTGACTGTGCCACAAGGCTCTCTTTGCAACCTCAATCTAAGATTTCAGGCAGGATTACCACCGGATGCAGTTTACAACATTATAATTGACCCGGAGAACAAAAGAGTGTTCAAAAATATCAAG GAAGTGGTGTCGAGGAACGTGTTGCTTGATGAAGGGTCGAGGCAGATAGTTGAAGTGGAACAGGCAGCGATATGGAAATTCCTTTGGTGGTCTGGCATCTTGTCAGTCCATGTTTTTGTTGACCAGGACAGAAGAAATCACACT GTGAAGTTCAAACAAGGGCGAAGTGGTTTTATGAAGAAGTTTGAGGGTTGCTGGAAAATAGAGCCCCTATTTGTTGACAAGGAAGCATGCCTTCCTCTTGATCCACATACGCTGGAAGAATATGATTCTTGTTCTGCTGGCAGAGGAAGAGTTGGATCTGCCATTACCTTGGATCAGCTTATTGAACCTGCTCTGTTGCCCCCACAGCCCATCGCATGGTATGTGAGAGGGATTACCACAAGGACGACCGAGATGCTGGTGAATGACCTAATAGCGGAAACTGCTCGGCTGCGAGGCCTGGCAAGCAATGGGGATGCCAACGAGCATACTGAAGAAAATCGTGATGTTAATGGAGACGTTCTAACAGAAGATTGTAATGATGTTAAGGAAAGGTGGCGACAGAGAAGAAAAGCTGGACGACATGGAAGTTCCCTTAGATTGACACAAGACAATAGGGGCAGGATAAGCTATTAA